The Benincasa hispida cultivar B227 chromosome 11, ASM972705v1, whole genome shotgun sequence genome has a segment encoding these proteins:
- the LOC120089811 gene encoding novel plant SNARE 11 isoform X2, whose amino-acid sequence MRECKRLIKEFDREVKDLEGRNNSNTNKMLSEKKQSMIKELNSYVALKKQHASTLDNKRIDLFDGPGESYGEENVLLASNMTNQQLIDKGNRMMDETDEAIERSKKVVQETVNVGTETAAALKAQTEQMSRIVNELDSIHFSLKKASKLVKELGRQVATDKCIMALLFIIVLGVIAIIIVKLVNPDNKDIRDIPGLAPPVQSRKLLWNSDL is encoded by the exons ATGCGAGAATGTAAGAG GcttattaaagagtttgacaGAGAAGTCAAGGATTTAGAAGGCAGGAATAATTCTAACACTAATAAAATGCTGAGTGAGAAAAAACAGTCTATG atcaaagagtTGAACTCATATGTTGCCCTTAAAAAGCA ACATGCAAGCACTCTCGACAACAAGCGTATCGATCTCTTTGATGGACCTGGTGAAAGTTATGGGGAAGAAAATGTGTTGCTAGCTTCAA ATATGACAAATCAACAATTGATTGATAAAGGAAACAGGATGATGGATGAGACCGATGAAGCAATTGAGAGGTCAAAAAAG GTAGTTCAAGAGACAGTGAACGTGGGAACAGAGACAGCAGCAGCTCTGAAGGCACAGACAGAGCAAATGAGCAGAATAGTGAACGAGCTCGACTCCATACATTTCTCACTGAAGAAAGCCTCAAAACTTGTGAAGGAATTAGGGAGACAAGTTGCAACTGATAAGTGTATAATGGCCTTACTCTTCATCATTGTCCTTGGTGTCATTGCCATTATCATTGTCAAG CTGGTGAATCCAGATAACAAGGACATTCGGGACATCCCGGGGCTGGCACCGCCCGTTCAGAGTCGAAAACTGCTTTGGAATTCCG ATTTGTGA
- the LOC120089811 gene encoding novel plant SNARE 11 isoform X1 has translation MDSLSSISEELADIEGQINDIFRALSNGFQKLEKIKDSNRRSRQLEELTDKMRECKRLIKEFDREVKDLEGRNNSNTNKMLSEKKQSMIKELNSYVALKKQHASTLDNKRIDLFDGPGESYGEENVLLASNMTNQQLIDKGNRMMDETDEAIERSKKVVQETVNVGTETAAALKAQTEQMSRIVNELDSIHFSLKKASKLVKELGRQVATDKCIMALLFIIVLGVIAIIIVKLVNPDNKDIRDIPGLAPPVQSRKLLWNSDL, from the exons atGGATTCCTTATCTTCAATCAGCGAGGAACTTGCAGACATCGAGGGGCAAATCAATGATATCTTCCGAGCTCTGTC AAATGGATTTCAGAAGTTGGAGAAGATTAAGGATTCAAATAGGCGGAGTAGACAATTGGAAGAGTTGACGGATAAGATGCGAGAATGTAAGAG GcttattaaagagtttgacaGAGAAGTCAAGGATTTAGAAGGCAGGAATAATTCTAACACTAATAAAATGCTGAGTGAGAAAAAACAGTCTATG atcaaagagtTGAACTCATATGTTGCCCTTAAAAAGCA ACATGCAAGCACTCTCGACAACAAGCGTATCGATCTCTTTGATGGACCTGGTGAAAGTTATGGGGAAGAAAATGTGTTGCTAGCTTCAA ATATGACAAATCAACAATTGATTGATAAAGGAAACAGGATGATGGATGAGACCGATGAAGCAATTGAGAGGTCAAAAAAG GTAGTTCAAGAGACAGTGAACGTGGGAACAGAGACAGCAGCAGCTCTGAAGGCACAGACAGAGCAAATGAGCAGAATAGTGAACGAGCTCGACTCCATACATTTCTCACTGAAGAAAGCCTCAAAACTTGTGAAGGAATTAGGGAGACAAGTTGCAACTGATAAGTGTATAATGGCCTTACTCTTCATCATTGTCCTTGGTGTCATTGCCATTATCATTGTCAAG CTGGTGAATCCAGATAACAAGGACATTCGGGACATCCCGGGGCTGGCACCGCCCGTTCAGAGTCGAAAACTGCTTTGGAATTCCG ATTTGTGA